A stretch of Desulfurivibrio alkaliphilus AHT 2 DNA encodes these proteins:
- a CDS encoding histone deacetylase family protein: MARKTAVLYSEVFLAHDPGPGHVESPRRLEGLYRLLDAEPQRQRFLFPEFAPADEDTLALNHDRRHIARVAKTAGSPFECLDPDTYTSARSYEAACLAAGAAVAAVDLVLGGEADNAFALVRPPGHHAEHDHTSGFCLFNNIAVAARHALKNHGLERVLIVDWDLHHGNGTQHAFYDTDQVLFFSTHQYPYFPGSGALSETGQGAGEGYTINVPLQGGQDDAAFARIFNELLIPVAEQYRPELILVSAGFDTYGGDPLGTMMVSEEGYAYLTGVLVDLAAGLCGGRLALMLEGGYDLGIMERGVLACLGELAGDQRLASARRRRLEQAAPPLRALEQAREAAKKYWTIPG, translated from the coding sequence ATGGCGCGTAAAACGGCGGTATTGTACAGTGAGGTGTTTTTGGCCCACGATCCGGGGCCGGGGCATGTGGAGTCACCCCGACGCCTGGAAGGGCTGTACCGGCTATTGGATGCCGAGCCGCAACGGCAGCGTTTTTTGTTCCCCGAATTTGCTCCGGCCGATGAAGATACTCTGGCCCTGAACCACGATCGCCGCCACATCGCCCGGGTGGCGAAAACCGCCGGCAGCCCTTTCGAATGTCTGGACCCGGACACCTATACCTCGGCCCGCTCATACGAAGCGGCCTGCCTGGCCGCCGGGGCGGCGGTGGCGGCGGTGGATCTGGTGCTCGGCGGAGAGGCGGACAATGCCTTTGCCCTGGTTCGCCCGCCGGGTCACCATGCCGAACATGACCATACCAGCGGTTTCTGCCTGTTCAACAACATCGCCGTGGCGGCACGCCACGCCTTGAAAAATCATGGCCTGGAACGGGTCCTGATCGTCGATTGGGACTTGCACCACGGCAACGGCACCCAGCACGCCTTTTACGACACCGACCAGGTGCTCTTTTTCTCCACCCACCAGTATCCCTATTTCCCCGGCAGCGGGGCGTTGAGCGAAACCGGCCAGGGCGCAGGCGAGGGTTACACCATCAATGTGCCCCTGCAGGGTGGCCAGGATGATGCCGCCTTTGCCCGTATCTTCAACGAACTGCTGATTCCCGTGGCCGAGCAGTACCGACCCGAACTGATTCTGGTCTCCGCCGGGTTCGACACCTATGGCGGCGACCCTTTGGGGACCATGATGGTCAGCGAAGAAGGGTATGCCTACCTGACCGGGGTGCTGGTGGACCTGGCCGCCGGGCTGTGCGGCGGGCGGCTGGCCCTGATGCTGGAGGGTGGTTACGACCTGGGGATTATGGAACGCGGGGTGCTGGCCTGCCTTGGCGAGTTGGCCGGCGATCAGCGTTTAGCGTCGGCCCGGCGCCGCCGCCTGGAACAGGCCGCGCCCCCCCTCCGGGCCTTGGAGCAGGCCCGGGAAGCGGCAAAAAAATACTGGACAATTCCGGGGTGA
- the rnhA gene encoding ribonuclease HI produces the protein MAAGKKVYAVAVGRKPGIYHRWDLAKAQVYGFPGARYKGFAVEQEARAWLAEIAAGGGAAAGPSSRRSPAGKPARKPQAAGPPPDGPEGVVTIYTDGGVQGNPGPGGYGVVQLYNGESRELAGGFRLTTNNRMELMACIVALSELEHRDKPVRLYSDSSYVVNGINKGWAVNWRRRGWRKSDGQPALNRDLWGQLLDLLAERQVEFYWVRGHAGNHFNERCDQLAVASARRPGLPVDVEYEKTITAR, from the coding sequence CCGGCAAAAAAGTATACGCCGTGGCGGTGGGCAGAAAGCCGGGGATTTACCACCGCTGGGACTTGGCCAAGGCCCAGGTCTACGGTTTTCCCGGCGCCCGTTACAAAGGTTTTGCCGTCGAGCAGGAGGCGCGGGCGTGGCTGGCCGAAATCGCTGCCGGCGGTGGGGCTGCTGCCGGGCCAAGTTCCCGGCGGTCGCCGGCGGGCAAGCCGGCCCGAAAACCGCAGGCGGCGGGGCCGCCGCCGGACGGGCCGGAGGGCGTGGTGACCATCTATACCGACGGCGGGGTCCAGGGCAATCCCGGTCCCGGTGGTTACGGGGTGGTGCAGCTTTATAATGGAGAGAGCAGGGAACTGGCCGGCGGTTTTCGGTTGACCACCAACAACCGGATGGAGTTGATGGCCTGCATTGTCGCCTTGAGTGAGCTTGAGCACCGGGATAAACCGGTGCGGCTCTATTCCGACTCCAGTTACGTGGTCAACGGTATCAACAAGGGCTGGGCCGTAAACTGGCGCCGGCGGGGTTGGCGTAAAAGCGACGGCCAGCCGGCGCTGAACCGCGATCTCTGGGGGCAGCTGCTGGATCTGCTGGCCGAGCGGCAGGTGGAGTTTTACTGGGTGCGAGGGCATGCGGGTAATCACTTCAACGAGCGTTGCGATCAACTGGCGGTGGCCAGTGCCCGCCGCCCTGGCCTGCCGGTGGATGTGGAGTATGAAAAAACGATTACGGCCCGTTAA